One genomic region from Ptychodera flava strain L36383 chromosome 14, AS_Pfla_20210202, whole genome shotgun sequence encodes:
- the LOC139149367 gene encoding C-type lectin mannose-binding isoform-like, with protein sequence MLLNSFRSNGNLSRRYCNAAMLFLTSLTLVFFCLGGSSAFMCSGYDYELFLEAKNWENAKLACEQDGGQLASITDRKVQVGIQDYLNEILAGTTVKSVWMGLNDRDEEGTYVWEEGSELLEGDFTFWASGEPNDNDNRNENGQDCGGLWRLRGWRWDDGYCHLQRPYLCQYSLC encoded by the exons ATGTTATTGAATAGCTTCAGATCTAACGGAAACCTCAGTAGACGTTATTGCAACGCAGCCATGCTCTTTTTAACAAGTCTAACGTTGGTTTTCTTTTGTCTTGGTGGCTCGTCCGCAT TTATGTGTTCTGGATATGACTACGAGTTATTCCTTGAGGcgaaaaattgggaaaatgcaAAACTCGCTTGTGAGCAGGACGGCGGCCAGTTGGCCTCCATCACGGATAGAAAAGTGCAGGTGGGAATTCAGGATTACCTCAACGAGATACTGGCCGGCACTACCGTGAAGAGTGTTTGGATGGGGCTCAACGATCGAGATGAAGAAGGCACTTATGTCTGGGAAGAGGGCTCCGAATTGCTGGAAGGCGATTTCACCTTCTGGGCTTCTGGTGAGCCAAATGACAATGACAACAGAAACGAAAATGGGCAGGACTGTGGAGGTTTATG GAGACTTCGTGGTTGGCGCTGGGATGACGGCTACTGTCACCTACAACGACCATACCTTTGCCAGTACAGCT TATGTTGA